In Candidatus Dependentiae bacterium, the following proteins share a genomic window:
- a CDS encoding Npt1/Npt2 family nucleotide transporter, translating to MKNIDKKFILFGMSYFLLFCAYTIAQVIKESIFANTVGVYYINYARLGSIFILIPFVLFYSYLIDNLEKKHLTIAMFTTYGILQFLCSLFLMHPTIGLSNTNSNAWRLFGWLFFFLVECFAPFMLSVFWAYVNSTSSPEQAKKRYSTIITFGTLGGLISSALSWFFFSGQTHAMHTAHMHTLISASSSFLIIGSAYIIYYLNKTMPDKLLASYAERIGENQAEKPQKESIFSGAKLTITTPYIFGIFSIVFFYEVTSMIITFLKLYAVQYRSTNISQASALLFQVTTMTQLVAFLFSLFGTRNLMRKLGERSCLLLIPILITISFLYMVLAKFSFISIIIGFMLIRALNYSFIRPIKEALYIPTDIQTRYKAKSWIDTIGTKLAKGTGSACNIALASLTGSGLLLGFSALFSIIAFGWIVVSVFLGNRYRDIIRNKEIVGN from the coding sequence ATGAAAAACATAGATAAAAAATTTATTTTATTTGGCATGAGCTATTTCCTTCTTTTTTGCGCATACACTATTGCACAAGTAATCAAAGAATCAATATTTGCCAACACAGTAGGTGTTTATTATATAAACTATGCGCGACTTGGCTCAATCTTTATCCTTATTCCGTTTGTACTATTTTATAGTTATCTCATTGATAACCTAGAAAAAAAACATTTAACCATCGCTATGTTCACCACTTATGGCATATTGCAATTTTTATGCTCACTATTTTTAATGCATCCCACTATTGGCTTATCAAATACCAATTCTAATGCTTGGCGTTTATTTGGATGGCTTTTTTTCTTTTTAGTTGAATGCTTTGCTCCTTTTATGTTGAGCGTTTTCTGGGCCTACGTTAACTCTACAAGCTCACCTGAACAAGCAAAAAAGCGATATAGTACCATTATAACCTTCGGCACACTCGGCGGCCTCATCAGTTCAGCACTCTCATGGTTTTTTTTCTCCGGACAAACACATGCTATGCATACCGCTCATATGCACACACTGATCAGCGCCAGCTCTTCATTCTTAATAATTGGATCGGCATACATCATATACTATCTTAATAAAACAATGCCCGATAAACTTCTGGCAAGCTATGCCGAACGCATTGGTGAAAATCAAGCTGAAAAGCCTCAAAAAGAAAGCATTTTTTCAGGTGCAAAGCTGACTATCACCACTCCATATATCTTTGGTATTTTTAGTATCGTCTTTTTTTATGAAGTCACCAGTATGATTATCACATTTTTAAAGCTCTATGCAGTGCAATATCGCTCAACCAACATATCCCAAGCAAGCGCACTGCTCTTTCAGGTCACAACAATGACACAACTGGTAGCTTTCCTGTTCTCTCTTTTTGGCACACGCAACTTAATGCGTAAGCTCGGTGAACGCTCCTGTTTACTACTCATACCAATACTCATAACGATTTCATTTTTATACATGGTATTAGCGAAATTTTCATTTATATCAATCATTATTGGCTTCATGCTCATTCGCGCACTCAACTATTCATTTATTCGCCCAATAAAAGAAGCATTGTATATTCCAACAGACATACAAACGCGTTATAAAGCAAAATCATGGATCGATACCATCGGTACAAAACTTGCAAAAGGAACCGGAAGTGCATGCAACATTGCATTAGCATCACTTACAGGATCCGGTTTATTACTTGGGTTTTCAGCTCTATTTAGTATTATTGCATTCGGTTGGATTGTAGTTTCTGTTTTTCTTGGCAATCGTTATCGTGATATTATTCGCAACAAAGAGATTGTTGGCAATTAA
- the leuS gene encoding leucine--tRNA ligase, which translates to MYDFQSIEKKWQKKWDDEPAAKTQPTGSGKKYYVLDMFPYPSGSGLHVGHWRGYVLSDIYARKKLLEGYNVLHPMGWDAFGLPAENAAIKEGVHPKKATAKNIARFKEQLKEIGAIYDWNKEINTTDPEYYKWTQWIFLQMFKAGLAYIEKKPINWCPSCLTGLANEEVVNNACERCGTPVEQKNIPQWMLKITDYADKLLDGLDKLEWPEKVKLMQKHWIGKSEGAEVVFKAKDVQGNEFELPVFTTCPETIFGSTFLLIAPEHDLVPSLTTSEEKEQVRNYVDMVKATRAMGRSVDNKEKTGVFTGSYAINPVTKEAIPIYVASYVLPEYGTGIVMAVPGHDERDFAFAQQFDLPIKQVINAPEVKVDAQGNMQQVYTGDGTLINSGPFDGLPAKTEGRAKLIDHIAHHGYGKRTTNYKLRDWVFSRQRYWGEPIPLIYCADCGIVPVPEDQLPVALPEVDNYQPTGTGESPLADITDWVNVLCPQCNKPARRETNTMPQWAGSCWYFLRYPNPNLTDKAWDQKDMNYWLPVDLYIGGIEHAILHLLYARFWTKVLYDLGHVPFDEPFAHLFNQGMVLKKSDKSGLVEKMSKSKGNVVNPDDIVQKYGSDVLRMYMMFMGPPELDCEWQDNGLDGIKRFVNRLWDSLVDSNTLLPSTEAEDLVTTKRVHKFLRDFQERLDNFKPNTAISSFMEFSNDVIANNMRLSKESMEKVLVSLSVLAPHMANELIEKLLHKKLQSCVWPIYDPVLTQDDVKKIVVQVNGKVRAIMEMPAGATQEQIEPEAERLVLKWLDGKDKIKVVFVPDRLISFVIK; encoded by the coding sequence ATGTATGATTTCCAATCAATAGAAAAAAAATGGCAAAAAAAGTGGGATGATGAACCGGCTGCAAAAACACAGCCAACCGGTAGTGGCAAAAAGTATTATGTACTTGATATGTTTCCGTATCCTTCAGGTTCAGGTTTGCATGTAGGTCATTGGCGTGGTTATGTGCTTTCTGACATTTATGCACGTAAAAAGTTATTGGAAGGTTACAATGTATTACATCCAATGGGATGGGATGCTTTTGGCTTGCCAGCTGAAAACGCTGCAATAAAAGAGGGTGTTCATCCCAAAAAAGCAACAGCAAAAAATATTGCACGATTCAAAGAACAACTGAAAGAAATCGGTGCAATCTACGATTGGAATAAAGAGATTAATACCACCGATCCTGAATATTATAAATGGACGCAATGGATTTTTTTGCAAATGTTCAAAGCAGGACTTGCATATATTGAAAAAAAACCGATAAATTGGTGTCCTTCATGTTTGACCGGTTTGGCAAACGAAGAGGTGGTCAATAATGCATGTGAGCGTTGTGGTACACCGGTTGAACAAAAAAATATTCCGCAATGGATGCTTAAAATTACCGATTATGCTGATAAATTGCTTGATGGGCTTGATAAACTTGAATGGCCTGAAAAAGTAAAACTGATGCAAAAGCATTGGATTGGTAAATCCGAAGGTGCTGAAGTTGTATTCAAAGCAAAAGATGTGCAAGGTAATGAATTTGAACTACCGGTATTTACAACATGTCCGGAGACAATTTTTGGCAGCACGTTTTTATTAATTGCGCCGGAACATGATTTAGTTCCTTCATTGACAACGTCGGAAGAAAAAGAACAGGTTCGAAATTATGTTGATATGGTCAAAGCAACACGTGCAATGGGCCGTTCTGTTGATAATAAAGAAAAAACAGGTGTGTTTACCGGCTCTTATGCAATAAATCCAGTTACCAAAGAAGCTATACCAATTTATGTTGCATCATATGTATTGCCTGAGTATGGTACCGGTATTGTTATGGCAGTGCCCGGACATGATGAACGCGATTTTGCATTTGCACAACAATTTGATTTACCTATAAAACAGGTGATTAATGCGCCGGAAGTTAAAGTTGATGCTCAAGGAAATATGCAACAAGTTTATACCGGTGATGGTACATTGATTAATTCCGGTCCGTTTGATGGATTGCCTGCAAAAACTGAAGGGCGTGCAAAATTGATTGATCATATTGCTCATCATGGTTATGGCAAACGAACTACAAATTATAAACTGCGTGATTGGGTTTTTTCTCGTCAACGTTATTGGGGTGAGCCGATTCCATTAATTTATTGTGCCGATTGTGGCATTGTGCCGGTTCCTGAAGATCAATTGCCGGTAGCATTGCCGGAAGTTGATAATTATCAGCCGACCGGAACGGGCGAATCACCATTGGCCGATATTACAGATTGGGTAAATGTACTATGTCCACAATGCAATAAACCTGCAAGGCGTGAAACAAACACGATGCCACAATGGGCAGGTTCATGTTGGTATTTCTTGCGCTATCCAAATCCAAACTTAACCGATAAGGCTTGGGACCAGAAAGATATGAACTATTGGCTCCCTGTTGATCTTTATATTGGTGGCATCGAACATGCAATATTACATCTACTTTATGCTCGTTTTTGGACAAAAGTATTATATGATTTAGGGCATGTACCATTTGATGAACCGTTTGCGCATCTGTTTAATCAAGGTATGGTTCTCAAAAAATCAGATAAATCCGGCCTTGTTGAGAAAATGTCAAAATCAAAAGGTAATGTAGTTAACCCTGATGATATTGTACAAAAATACGGTTCAGATGTATTGCGTATGTACATGATGTTTATGGGGCCGCCGGAACTTGATTGTGAATGGCAAGATAATGGTCTTGATGGCATTAAGCGCTTTGTGAATCGTTTGTGGGACAGTTTAGTTGATTCAAACACGCTGTTGCCATCAACTGAAGCGGAAGATTTGGTGACAACAAAACGAGTGCATAAATTTTTACGCGATTTTCAAGAACGTTTGGATAATTTTAAGCCGAATACAGCGATTTCATCTTTTATGGAATTTTCAAATGATGTAATTGCAAACAATATGCGTTTGTCAAAAGAAAGTATGGAGAAAGTATTGGTGAGTTTATCGGTATTGGCTCCGCACATGGCAAATGAGTTAATTGAAAAGTTGCTGCATAAAAAATTACAAAGTTGTGTATGGCCAATATATGATCCGGTGTTGACACAAGATGATGTGAAAAAAATTGTAGTACAAGTTAACGGTAAAGTTCGTGCAATTATGGAAATGCCGGCCGGCGCAACGCAAGAACAGATTGAACCTGAAGCTGAGCGATTAGTGCTCAAATGGCTTGATGGTAAAGATAAAATAAAAGTTGTTTTTGTGCCTGATCGTTTAATCAGCTTCGTGATTAAGTAG
- a CDS encoding ankyrin repeat domain-containing protein produces the protein MSSIKSKIIVAGMLLFTAFSTKTEVSASFIDAVYDDNISLIDVYLSLGADVEFLGVVENTALLFAAKKNNLSMMQLLIDNGANVNAQNHYGMSALMYAVDNRNVDMVTLLLLDSNIDVDLQSNKGCTALIFAVKHNRLDLVQQIFSAGATLNVQDNGGCDALCYAHQRGYQDIIDYLESIN, from the coding sequence ATGAGTAGCATTAAATCAAAGATTATTGTGGCAGGCATGCTTTTGTTTACCGCTTTCAGTACAAAAACAGAAGTTTCGGCGAGTTTTATTGATGCAGTATACGATGATAACATATCATTGATTGATGTTTATCTTTCTCTAGGTGCAGATGTTGAATTTTTAGGTGTTGTTGAAAATACTGCTTTGCTTTTTGCGGCAAAAAAAAATAATTTGTCGATGATGCAGTTATTGATTGATAATGGTGCAAATGTTAATGCTCAAAATCATTATGGCATGTCAGCACTGATGTATGCCGTTGATAATAGGAATGTTGATATGGTTACTTTGTTGTTGCTTGATAGCAATATAGATGTTGATTTACAATCAAATAAGGGATGCACAGCTTTAATATTTGCAGTCAAACATAATAGATTAGACTTGGTACAGCAGATTTTTAGCGCCGGAGCAACACTGAATGTGCAAGATAATGGTGGCTGTGATGCATTGTGTTATGCTCACCAAAGAGGCTATCAAGATATCATAGATTATTTAGAATCGATTAATTGA
- a CDS encoding HD domain-containing protein gives MQKSFIPIFSLLMLFFSNLAVPTYWNKDSLCFVLPSYMQNLKDELTVTVSKKGQVEINVPRKAPSYWLKPSCSHSDTKIANFFANANVKQADSKDFKKLIGIIKKEYPHLKGLYESPSYITEDHSLEQHTLNVLNQFNEQKKFYSIHAPYYKKITHDMEKLMIATILVHDIGKPLGARNEQHKHTVPIAKEALKRWGFTRVEIDFALTLIDNDIIGELVQPKYKMKVKDAYNTLSKLSSTVGLSMNAYFEMQMLFFVSDASSYPFIRAMAFTECKKNKSLYPTSKKFWNLALSVNKKWLIAYKCFIAKKDASQKKEVSEKPKLVSAKIASNLVALNLMLPFGPAVELDEIVSS, from the coding sequence ATGCAAAAAAGTTTTATTCCTATTTTTTCCTTATTAATGTTGTTTTTTTCTAATTTGGCTGTTCCAACCTATTGGAATAAAGACAGTCTTTGTTTTGTTCTGCCTTCATACATGCAAAATTTAAAAGACGAACTTACGGTAACAGTATCGAAAAAAGGACAAGTTGAAATTAATGTACCGAGAAAGGCTCCTTCTTATTGGCTTAAGCCAAGTTGTAGCCATTCAGACACAAAGATCGCCAATTTTTTTGCAAATGCCAATGTTAAACAAGCTGATAGTAAAGATTTTAAAAAATTAATCGGTATTATAAAAAAAGAATATCCACATTTAAAGGGACTGTATGAAAGTCCTTCTTATATTACTGAAGATCATAGCTTAGAGCAGCATACGCTTAATGTATTGAATCAATTTAATGAACAAAAGAAATTTTATTCCATCCATGCACCGTACTATAAGAAAATCACACATGATATGGAAAAACTGATGATAGCAACAATTTTAGTGCATGATATTGGCAAACCTTTGGGTGCGCGCAACGAGCAGCATAAACATACGGTGCCGATTGCCAAAGAAGCTCTCAAGCGATGGGGATTTACGCGTGTTGAGATAGATTTTGCTCTTACTCTGATTGATAATGATATTATAGGTGAGTTAGTTCAGCCAAAGTATAAGATGAAAGTAAAAGATGCATATAATACATTGTCTAAGTTAAGCTCAACAGTTGGGCTATCAATGAATGCATATTTTGAGATGCAAATGTTGTTTTTTGTTTCAGATGCTTCATCTTATCCATTTATAAGAGCTATGGCATTTACAGAGTGCAAAAAAAACAAGTCACTGTATCCAACAAGCAAGAAGTTTTGGAATCTTGCATTGAGTGTTAATAAAAAATGGTTGATTGCATATAAGTGTTTTATAGCTAAAAAAGATGCTTCTCAAAAAAAAGAAGTATCAGAAAAGCCAAAGCTAGTTTCCGCTAAAATTGCGAGTAATCTGGTGGCATTGAATTTAATGTTGCCTTTTGGGCCTGCAGTTGAACTTGATGAAATAGTTTCGTCTTGA
- a CDS encoding 30S ribosomal protein S1 — translation MSKELIRPEQFAKVNVIAEDLSLEISPEMQKEIAQFYDGILENMSPGKLVVGKVISVTPDGVLVDINYKSEGLISRYEFGPHELKELKAGDEIEVILDELESIDGNVVLSYEKAKALKAWSEIIKLFEEEKPVQGLVTHKVKGGLSVDIGIPAFLPGSQIDLQRVTDFDQYVGQNITANIIKVNQKRGNVIISRRKHLSEQRSEARKKILDTLSEGQTIQGIVKNITNYGVFIDIGGVDGLLHITDMTWGRISHPSELVRIGDQITTKVLSFDKDNEKISLGLKQLSDNPWEEMGDSLKEGAKIKGKVSSITDYGLFVEIAKGIEGLVHISEISWTDRIADLRDKFRVGDEVEVLVVSLDKENRRMSLSIKQLAKNPWEAIAEQFKVGNTIKGTISNITDFGIFVQLIPGIDGLVHISDLSWTEHIEHPGDIYKRGSEVEAVILGVDKDSKKVSLGIKQLADDPWKLIEEQYPVGKIIDGEISKITNFGAFVKLPSGIEGLVHISEYADRGVDKLEEILKVGEKHQYRVVNVNKDEHKLGLSPKLEADTKAAPAARAPRQKVAKKTPKAAPAVSKTKSQFQIALEEHAARKDDKEDK, via the coding sequence ATGTCAAAAGAACTTATACGTCCGGAACAATTTGCAAAAGTTAATGTGATTGCAGAAGATCTTTCATTAGAAATATCACCGGAAATGCAAAAAGAGATTGCTCAATTCTATGACGGCATTCTTGAAAATATGTCCCCGGGCAAACTTGTAGTTGGTAAAGTCATCTCAGTAACCCCAGACGGTGTCTTAGTTGATATTAACTACAAATCTGAAGGCCTTATCTCACGTTATGAATTCGGTCCTCATGAACTGAAAGAACTTAAAGCTGGCGATGAAATTGAAGTCATCCTAGACGAACTTGAAAGTATCGACGGCAACGTTGTCCTTTCTTATGAAAAAGCCAAAGCGCTCAAAGCTTGGTCTGAAATCATTAAATTGTTCGAAGAAGAAAAACCGGTTCAAGGTCTTGTTACTCATAAAGTCAAAGGTGGCTTGAGTGTAGACATCGGTATTCCGGCCTTCCTACCCGGATCACAAATCGACTTACAACGTGTAACTGATTTTGATCAATATGTTGGCCAAAACATTACTGCTAATATCATTAAAGTAAATCAAAAACGTGGGAATGTAATTATTTCCCGTCGTAAGCATCTTTCTGAGCAACGATCTGAAGCTCGTAAGAAAATACTTGATACTCTTTCTGAAGGTCAAACCATTCAAGGTATCGTTAAAAATATCACCAATTATGGTGTATTCATCGATATCGGTGGTGTAGACGGCTTACTTCATATCACTGACATGACTTGGGGTCGCATTTCACATCCAAGTGAATTGGTAAGAATCGGCGATCAAATTACAACTAAAGTATTATCATTCGATAAAGACAACGAAAAAATTTCTCTTGGCTTGAAACAATTAAGCGACAATCCATGGGAAGAAATGGGCGACAGTCTCAAAGAAGGCGCTAAAATCAAAGGTAAAGTTTCTAGCATTACCGATTATGGCCTTTTTGTTGAAATCGCTAAAGGCATTGAAGGCCTTGTCCATATTTCTGAAATTTCATGGACCGATCGCATTGCAGATCTACGTGATAAGTTCAGAGTTGGTGACGAAGTTGAAGTGCTTGTGGTTTCACTTGATAAAGAAAACCGCCGTATGTCATTAAGTATTAAACAACTTGCAAAAAATCCATGGGAAGCTATTGCTGAACAGTTCAAAGTTGGTAACACAATTAAAGGAACTATTAGCAACATCACTGATTTTGGTATCTTTGTACAGCTCATACCTGGTATTGACGGATTAGTACATATTTCTGACCTTTCATGGACTGAACATATTGAACATCCCGGCGATATCTACAAAAGAGGCAGTGAAGTTGAAGCTGTAATTCTTGGTGTTGATAAAGATAGCAAAAAAGTATCTCTTGGTATCAAACAGCTTGCTGACGATCCTTGGAAATTGATCGAAGAGCAATACCCTGTTGGTAAAATCATCGATGGCGAAATTTCAAAAATTACCAATTTTGGTGCTTTTGTTAAATTGCCAAGTGGCATCGAAGGCTTAGTACATATTTCTGAATATGCTGACCGTGGTGTTGACAAACTTGAAGAGATTCTAAAAGTTGGTGAAAAACATCAATACCGTGTAGTTAATGTAAATAAAGATGAGCACAAGCTTGGCTTAAGCCCAAAACTTGAAGCTGACACCAAAGCTGCGCCTGCTGCAAGAGCTCCTAGACAAAAAGTCGCTAAAAAGACTCCTAAAGCTGCACCTGCTGTATCAAAAACAAAGAGCCAATTCCAAATCGCTCTTGAAGAACATGCTGCACGTAAAGACGATAAAGAGGATAAATAA